The Aquitalea magnusonii region TGGGGTAGAAGCCGGCAGACAGCGCATTCATGCCGGTATTGGCACCGTTAAAGCAGAAGCCGACGGCAAAGGTGAGCGCACACAGCAGCGGCAGATGCTGAGCCACCGAGGTAAAGCCGAACAGCAGCAGTGCGCCCAGCGCATAAGTGGTGGCCAGCACCTTGTGCGGATTGGCACGGTCCATGCACCAGCCCATGAACAGGGAACCTGCCGGGCCGCCAAACTGGAAGAAGGCGGCAATGAAGGCGGCATCCGCCAGGGTATAACCGGACTCTTTCACCAGGGTGGGCATCCAGCTACCCATCAGGTACACCACGAACAGCGCCATGAAGTAACCCAGCCACAGCATGAAGGAACCAAAGCGGTACTGACGCGACAGCACGGTACGGATGGAATTTTCCTTGGCCGGCGCATCGGCATTGCCCATGGTGAAGCTGGCGTCCTTCAGCGACAGATCCGGGGCCAGGCGTTGCACGATCTTGGCAATACGGGCGGCCGGAGCATTACGCACCACCAGGAAACGCACCGATTCCGGCAGGAACAGCAACAGCGCGATGGATACGGCAATCGGCAGCACCCCACCAAAAATCAGCACGCTTTGCCAGCCAAAGTGCGGAATCATCCAGGCCGACAGGAAGCCACCGCCGGCAGCACCCACGGTAAAGCCGCAGAACACCACGGTCACCAGGAAGGAGCGACGGCGTTCCGGCGCAAATTCCGACACCAGCGTGCCGACATTGGGCATGGCGGCACCAAGGCCCAGACCGGTGAGGAAGCGGAAGATCACCAGATGGGTAACGTCGGTTGAGGTGGCGGTAACCAAAGTCCAGAAACCGAAGAAGAATACCGACAACACCAGCACCACCTTGCGGCCCAGGTAGTCTGCCAGCGGGCCGGCAAACAGCGCACCCAGCGTGAGGCCGGCCAGCGCGGCGCTGAGCACCGGTGCCAGCTGCGGGTTGGTCACATGCCACAGGCGTTTGAGTTCCGGGGCGATGAAACCCATGATGGCCACGTCAAAACCGTCGGCCGCGATAATGCAGAAACCAAAGAACACCACCAGCCACTGAAAGCGGTTGATGGGACGATCGTCGATCAATGACCGTACATTGATGACATTGCTGGCGTTACTCATCTGTTTGTCTCCTGTTGCAGCGCTGTGTGCAATCGCTGCCTTGTTGTTCTGGCTGGCTAGGCTGGGCTGGTCGCCTGCTTGCGGACCTGCCCGCCACCAGCAGTTGCTGCCTGCTACTGTCCCCTGCCGGCTGTCTCCTGTTCCCGGAGCTGCCTGCTTGTTGTGTCTGGACGATCCGGCCATGCAAACCAGCCGCCTGGTGCAGCCTGTGGCTTGCATGCTTGTTCATGCGCCGTAGGCATGGATTGCATTCTGACTTGGCATGAATCCTGAAAACATACCGCAAAAAATCTATCAGTTATACCGATTTACGATAACTGCGCCCCATCCATGTGCAGATATCCAGATCATGCACCAGACTGCAATTCTTGTAGTTTTGTTACGTGAAATCAGCACATTAAAAAAATGCAACAGCGGTTTTCGGCACGCCAAAGCGGCAAAAATGCGCCGTTTCAGTGCGGGAAATCCCTGAGTCCTGCCACGCCACAAATGCAGGCCAGTCCTGCATTTTCACCTCTTTCCAGTACCCGCTCGGCACCGCCTGCCACTAGCTGCGACCCTGGCATGCCAGGCAGTCTGGCTGCACAACTTTAGAAACAAAGTTATTTTTTTGAATTGCATTCCACTTTTTGCGATTGCATACTGCCCAGCCATCAGACACCGCAAAACAGACTGGCCAGGCAGGGGAATGCCACCACAGCACCCACCAGCGCCAGCTACACAGGAGAGACTCATGCCACCACGCCAGCTCGCTCTTGCTGCCCTCAGCATGCTGGAGCTATCCCCACCCGACATGGTCAGTTGCGCCGCGGCAGCCGGCTTCAGCCATGTCGGCCTGCGCCTGCTGCCCGCCACCGTCCAGGAGCCGCAACACGACATGCGGGGCAACAGCCCGCTGCTGCGCGCAACCTTGCAGCGCCTGCAGGACACCGGCCTGCAAGTGTCTGATGTGGAAATACTCAGGCTCAAACCGGAGGTGGACGTGGCCAGCTATCTGCCCATGCTGGAAAGTGCCGCCCGGCTGGGCGCACACGAGGTACTGGTGGCAGGCAACGACCCGGACTTTGCCCGCTGCGTGGACAGTTTTGCCCGGCTGTGTGAACTGGGCGCACCACTGGGCCTGAGCATGAATATCGAGCCCATGCCGTGGACCGACATCCGCAACATCGCCATGGCCATGCAGCTGCTGCAGCAAGCCGGCCAGGACAATGCCGCCCTGCTGGTGGATGCCATCCACTTTGACCGCGCCGGGGATACCCCGGCCATGCTGGCCGAGGTGCCGCGCCAGCGCCTGCACTACATGCAGTTGTGCGATGCCCCGGCAGCCAAGCCCGACAGCATGGAAGAACTGCTGTACCAGGCCCGCGCCGAGCGCATGCCACCGGGCCATGGCGGGCTGGCGCTGGGCGAACTGCTGCTGGCCTTGCCGCCGGACCTGCCGATTGCGCTGGAAGTGCCGATGCACAGCAAGGCCCATCTGGGTGCCATGGAGCGGGCCAAGCTGCTGCGCAGTGCTGCACAACAGGTATTGCAGCGCACCTACGGTGCAGCGCTGGAGTCGGCTGGCACGTAACAATCTTCCATTAAAAAAAATTCGCAAAACGTACCGACTGGTTGCTTTTATGCAACAAAACGGACGCAGGACAGCAATACGGAGAGACTGACATGCTGTTGCAACTGGAAAACCTGCCTGCACAAGGCAGTGAATATGATGTGGTGGTGATCGGTGCCGGCGGTGCCGGGCTGGCTGCCGCACTGTTTGCCGGCCTTGCCGGACAGAAAGTGCTGCTGGTGGAACACAGCGAATACGTGGGCGGCACCACCGCCCTGTCCGGCGGCACTACCTGGATACCCGGCACCCTGCATAGCACACGGGTGAATCCGCAAGACACCCTGGCCGAAGCAGCCCGCTATCTGGACAAGGCCATTGGCGAACGGGCCGACCCGGCACTGCGCCAGGCCTTCCTGCAAGCCGGCCCGGCCGTGGTGGCTGCGCTGGAAGCCGCCACCGAGGTGAAATTCCGCCCCTACCCCAAACACCCGGACTATATTTCCGACCTGCCCGGCTCCACCCTCAATGGCCGTGCGCTGGAACCCTTGCCCTTTGATGGCCGCCTCTTGGGCGAGCTGTTTGCCGTGCTGCGCCCGCCCATCCCCGAATTCACCGTGCTGGGCGGCATGATGGTGGACCGCACCGACATCAACCACCTGCTGCAGCTCAAACACTCGCTGCCTTCGTTCAGGCACTCGCTCAAGCTGCTGCTGCGCCATGCCAGCGACCGCCTGTCCTACCCGCGTGGCACCCGGCTGGTGATGGGTAATGCATTGGTGGGCCGCCTGCTGTATTCGCTGTCGAAACTGGGCAATGTGCAGCTGGCACTGCGCTGTCAGGCCAGCGACATCCAGCACGATGAGGGCGGCGTACATGGCCTCACCCTGCGCCAGGGCAAGACCAGCCGCAGCATCAAGGTGAATCAGGGGGTGATTCTGGCCAGCGGCGGTTTCAACCGCGACCCGGAACAACGCGCCCGCCTGCTGCCGGGCATAGAGATGGACTGGTGCCCCGGCGCGCCCGGCCATACCGGCCAGGCACAGCAACTGGCGCGCGGCCTTGGTGCAAAACTGGCCGAAGGCAGCCTCAGCCCGGCGTTCTGGGCTCCGGTATCACTGCGCCGCCGTGCCGATGGCAGCCAGGCGGTGTTTCCGCACTTCATGCTGGACCGCGCCAAGCCCGGCATGATTACCGTCAATGCCCGTGGCGCGCGCTTTGTCAACGAAAGCACCTCCTACCACCTGTTTGGCCTGGCCATGCAGGAAGCCCACCGCAGCACACCCAGCATTCCGGCCTTCCTGATCTGCGATGCTGCCGCCTTGCGCCAGTACGGCATCGGCATGGTGCGCCCCGGCGGCAAGAACCTGGAACCCTTCCTGGCCGATG contains the following coding sequences:
- a CDS encoding FAD-dependent oxidoreductase; this translates as MLLQLENLPAQGSEYDVVVIGAGGAGLAAALFAGLAGQKVLLVEHSEYVGGTTALSGGTTWIPGTLHSTRVNPQDTLAEAARYLDKAIGERADPALRQAFLQAGPAVVAALEAATEVKFRPYPKHPDYISDLPGSTLNGRALEPLPFDGRLLGELFAVLRPPIPEFTVLGGMMVDRTDINHLLQLKHSLPSFRHSLKLLLRHASDRLSYPRGTRLVMGNALVGRLLYSLSKLGNVQLALRCQASDIQHDEGGVHGLTLRQGKTSRSIKVNQGVILASGGFNRDPEQRARLLPGIEMDWCPGAPGHTGQAQQLARGLGAKLAEGSLSPAFWAPVSLRRRADGSQAVFPHFMLDRAKPGMITVNARGARFVNESTSYHLFGLAMQEAHRSTPSIPAFLICDAAALRQYGIGMVRPGGKNLEPFLADGYLTAGNTLAELAGKLGMDASTLEDSVARNNRYAASGVDSDFHRGETAYQQNMGDPSRGQPNPNIGPLAEAPYYAVRLYPGDIGAATGLQTDTQARVLGRDGQPIAGLYAVGNDMHSIMGGVYTAPGITIGPALVFASIAATHASQRHTRALTRDTVTQ
- a CDS encoding MFS transporter, which translates into the protein MSNASNVINVRSLIDDRPINRFQWLVVFFGFCIIAADGFDVAIMGFIAPELKRLWHVTNPQLAPVLSAALAGLTLGALFAGPLADYLGRKVVLVLSVFFFGFWTLVTATSTDVTHLVIFRFLTGLGLGAAMPNVGTLVSEFAPERRRSFLVTVVFCGFTVGAAGGGFLSAWMIPHFGWQSVLIFGGVLPIAVSIALLLFLPESVRFLVVRNAPAARIAKIVQRLAPDLSLKDASFTMGNADAPAKENSIRTVLSRQYRFGSFMLWLGYFMALFVVYLMGSWMPTLVKESGYTLADAAFIAAFFQFGGPAGSLFMGWCMDRANPHKVLATTYALGALLLFGFTSVAQHLPLLCALTFAVGFCFNGANTGMNALSAGFYPTAARATGSSWMHGVGRIGAVLSAFAGGQMLAWGWTFSQVFAALAVPAGIIVLSLLLKNMASKGLPVQVVGAASKAMHH
- a CDS encoding sugar phosphate isomerase/epimerase family protein; protein product: MPPRQLALAALSMLELSPPDMVSCAAAAGFSHVGLRLLPATVQEPQHDMRGNSPLLRATLQRLQDTGLQVSDVEILRLKPEVDVASYLPMLESAARLGAHEVLVAGNDPDFARCVDSFARLCELGAPLGLSMNIEPMPWTDIRNIAMAMQLLQQAGQDNAALLVDAIHFDRAGDTPAMLAEVPRQRLHYMQLCDAPAAKPDSMEELLYQARAERMPPGHGGLALGELLLALPPDLPIALEVPMHSKAHLGAMERAKLLRSAAQQVLQRTYGAALESAGT